In Candidatus Bipolaricaulota bacterium, the DNA window GAGAGCCCGGTCCCGCAGCGCGGGCAATAGGGGAGGACCTTGTGTCCCCGGTAGAGAAGCCCCTTCTCGTACATCTGGGAGAGCTCCCACCACACGGATTCGATGTACTCATCGGTGTAGGTGACGTAGGCGTTCTCGAGGTCGATCCAGAACCCCATCCGCTCGATCATCCGCTCCCACTCCGATTTGTACTTCCACACCGACTCCTTGCACTTCTCCACGAATTTCTCGACCCCGTAGGTCTCGATCTCCGGTTTGGAGTTCACCCCGATCTCGCGCTCCACTTCAAGCTCGACCGGGAGACCGTGCGTGTCCCACCCCCCCTTGCGCGGGACGTAGAACCCCTGCATCGTCTTGTAGCGGGGGAACAGGTCCTTGTACACCCGCGGCATCAGGTGACCGAAGTGGGGGCGACCGTTCGCCGTCGGCGGCCCCTCGTAGAACACGTAGCGCGGGCCGTCCTTGGTCGCGGCAAGCGACTTTTCGAACGTCTTGTTCTCCCTCCAGAACTTGAGGACCTCCTCCTCGCGGGAGATCGGATCCTTGGGCAGCTTCTCAAATCGATTCATCATCTTCTCCTTACGTAAAGAGCAACTGGCAGACGGAAATTGTAACCGGAAACGCGATGGGATGCCCCTTACCGGGGCACGATAATGTAGATGAGGAGCGGTTGAAAGACTCGGTCTTCCCTTAACATCGCAAGATCACCCTTCATCTTAGCGCGCCAGCGCGGTCCCGTCAAGCGCGCAATTTTCGTATAATTGCACGCGGTAACATGAAGGAGGCGACACTCAGTATGGCACGATATCTTCTCGGAGTGGACGTGGGCACGCAGGGGACCAAAGGGGTGCTCGTCCGGACGGACGGGAGCCTCGTTGAGGCGGCGAGCGCGGAGTACGGGCTCCTTCACCCCCAACCGGTATGGGCCGAGCAGTGGCCGGACGTGTGGTTCGACGCGACGTGCGCGGTCATCCGAAAGCTCCTGGAGCACCCCGAAATCTCCCCGCAGGAGATAGCCGGGGTCTGCATCAGTGGGCTGTACGGAGGAAGCGGGATCCCGCTCGATGAGAAGATGCAGCCGGTGCGACCGTGCCTCATCTGGATGGACCGGCGGGCGACGGCCGAAGTGGAGTGGATCACACGTAACGTCGATCTGGAGCGGCTGTTCGCCGTGACCGGAAACTGGGTCGACAGCTACTTCGGCTACCCCAAGATCCTGTGGATCAAGAACCACGAGCCGGACAACTGGAAGCGGATCGCCCTGTTCCTCCCCCCGAACTCGTACATCAACTACCGCCTGACCGGCGAGATCGCGATCGACCATTCCTCGGCCGGCAACCTCGGCGGGCTGTACGACATCCGGGCACACGCCTGGTCGGAGGAGATGGCCCGGGCGCTCGGGATCCCGCTCGAGCTGATGCCGGAACGCATCGTCCCCTCCGAAGCGGTTATCGGCGAGGTGACCGCGGAGGGATCGCGCCTCACCGGGCTGGCCCCCGGGACCCCGGTCCTCGGCGGTGGGGTGGACGCCCCGATGGCGACCTTCGCCGCTGGGGCGCTCGACCGCGGGGACAACGTCGCCATGATGGGGACGTCCACGTGTTGGGGGATCATCCACACCGGGGAGAACTTCGCCAAGGAGCTGGTCTCCATGCCGCACGTGATCGACGCCGCACACCGCACCTACACCTGGGGGGGATCGGCGACCTCCGGGGCGCTCGCCAGTTGGTTCCGGGACGCCGTGCGCGGGGGGACGGATTCGTTCCGCGATCTCGATCGGGCGGCGGCGGACGTACCGCCGGGGAGCCAGGGGCTGATCGCGCTTCCCTACTTCATGGGCGAGCGGGCACCGCTGTGGGACCCGCAGGCGCGCGGGGCGTTCGTCGGGTTGACGCTGTCCCACACCGCGGGACATCTGTTCCGGGCGCTCCT includes these proteins:
- a CDS encoding FGGY-family carbohydrate kinase; translation: MARYLLGVDVGTQGTKGVLVRTDGSLVEAASAEYGLLHPQPVWAEQWPDVWFDATCAVIRKLLEHPEISPQEIAGVCISGLYGGSGIPLDEKMQPVRPCLIWMDRRATAEVEWITRNVDLERLFAVTGNWVDSYFGYPKILWIKNHEPDNWKRIALFLPPNSYINYRLTGEIAIDHSSAGNLGGLYDIRAHAWSEEMARALGIPLELMPERIVPSEAVIGEVTAEGSRLTGLAPGTPVLGGGVDAPMATFAAGALDRGDNVAMMGTSTCWGIIHTGENFAKELVSMPHVIDAAHRTYTWGGSATSGALASWFRDAVRGGTDSFRDLDRAAADVPPGSQGLIALPYFMGERAPLWDPQARGAFVGLTLSHTAGHLFRALLEATAYSLRHAIETGTEIGLPLSPGTTVVGGVAKSELWLSILADVIGRPVRTLATEGIGAPLGDAFLVGLAVGEFTDYGQIRKWIRYNDPFLPDPARQAVYDRYYRLYRDLYRDLRDDFHALSELSADQANTR